The Pseudomonadota bacterium genome contains the following window.
GGTCGCCCGCCTCTCGTGTCGAGCGGGTGGTTGAACAGGCCCGCCCCGAAGGGCCGCCGCCGGTTGATTTCAGCACGGGGTGATGTGCCGGCACGGGCAGGTTTACTGTCGATACCAGCGATTTTTGAGGGCCTTGTAGACGCGGTCGGGGTAACGCGTGCTACCCAGACTGCCGTTGTAGCGAGCCAATGCGCGGGTCAGATCGCCCTTTTCCTTTTCCAAGTAAAAACTCAGGATTGTGCAGCCCATTCGCAGGTTGGTCTGAACGTGAAACAGATTGTCGTCGGGGCGACCGATTTCGTCCAGCCAGAAGGGCATGATTTGCATCAGCCCTTGGGCGCCGGCGGTCGAGATAGCGAAACGGTCGAACGCACTTTCCACCTCAATGACGGCCAGGATCAATTCGGCAGGCAGGTCTACGCGGCTGGCTTCCCGGTGAATGAGGCGAAGCAGCGTCAAGCGCTCGCTTGGTGTGGGTACCCGACGTTGTAGCCGGCTGGACATGTCCATGAGCCATACTTCGGCGTCAAAGCGATCGCCGAAACTGTCGCTTTCGGTGATGGCAGAGAGCAGCGC
Protein-coding sequences here:
- a CDS encoding lytic transglycosylase domain-containing protein; this encodes MNWRVAVLCSALAVAPIVGLCNTAITPDPELRAALLSAITESDSFGDRFDAEVWLMDMSSRLQRRVPTPSERLTLLRLIHREASRVDLPAELILAVIEVESAFDRFAISTAGAQGLMQIMPFWLDEIGRPDDNLFHVQTNLRMGCTILSFYLEKEKGDLTRALARYNGSLGSTRYPDRVYKALKNRWYRQ